Proteins found in one Gordonia sp. PDNC005 genomic segment:
- a CDS encoding lipase family protein — translation MVRTLTRWLVPTAVAVLTLAIAPVTGTPQASAAPHQPTTGFFAAPAGVADLKPGTVIRSRRVAVKSLQALPLNADSWQLLYRTTDMQGAPDVTTTTVIVPRGERPSKLLSYQAATDAVDSTCAPSHQLTKGAPIDLTTPKGPVTLNNPAAEMLLASAGLAKGWAVAIPDHGGSRNTFLTPHQPGYAVLDGIRAAQSFAKTGLSASSPTALWGYSGGAIASSWAVEEQPTYAPELNIVGAAFGAPERDLAASLKSVNFTPLAGLIPIALGALGKDSSEFKTALNKYLTPAGKAKIKRTLSRCVVENIVENLWFDYRNFLTKPVNVVLQDPVIKKTIAARGVTGRGSKVPLYIYNGITEEVAPITGTDKLVRSYCRAGSRVTYRREQLPPNPIPQISSTHGIELILGGPAALSWLDRRMAAVPVATGCDIKTTPSTFATAGALRELGPSFIVNPLATMLGLPIGK, via the coding sequence ATGGTGAGAACACTGACTCGGTGGCTCGTGCCTACCGCGGTCGCAGTGCTGACGCTCGCGATTGCGCCGGTGACCGGAACGCCTCAGGCGTCGGCAGCACCGCACCAGCCGACCACCGGATTCTTCGCGGCCCCGGCCGGCGTCGCCGATCTGAAACCGGGAACTGTCATCCGATCTCGGCGTGTTGCGGTGAAGAGTCTTCAGGCGCTCCCGCTGAATGCGGACTCGTGGCAGCTGCTGTATCGGACGACCGATATGCAGGGCGCCCCCGACGTCACGACCACCACGGTCATCGTCCCGAGGGGTGAGCGGCCATCGAAGCTCCTGTCGTACCAAGCAGCGACCGACGCGGTCGATTCGACGTGTGCACCCTCGCACCAGCTGACCAAGGGTGCGCCCATCGACCTGACGACGCCGAAGGGGCCGGTCACGTTGAACAATCCGGCGGCCGAGATGCTGCTGGCGTCGGCGGGTCTCGCGAAGGGCTGGGCGGTCGCGATTCCCGATCACGGTGGATCCCGCAACACCTTCCTCACGCCACATCAACCCGGGTACGCGGTGCTCGACGGCATCCGGGCCGCGCAGTCGTTCGCGAAGACCGGACTGTCGGCGTCGAGCCCCACCGCGCTGTGGGGATACTCCGGCGGTGCGATCGCCAGCAGTTGGGCGGTCGAGGAGCAGCCGACCTATGCGCCGGAGTTGAACATCGTCGGCGCAGCGTTCGGTGCACCCGAACGCGATCTCGCGGCGTCGTTGAAGTCGGTCAACTTTACCCCGCTCGCCGGACTCATTCCGATCGCCCTCGGCGCTCTCGGCAAGGACTCGTCGGAGTTCAAGACGGCGTTGAACAAGTACCTGACTCCCGCGGGCAAGGCCAAGATCAAGCGCACCCTGAGTCGGTGCGTGGTGGAGAACATCGTCGAGAACCTGTGGTTCGACTACCGGAACTTCCTGACCAAGCCGGTGAACGTGGTGCTGCAGGACCCGGTGATCAAGAAGACCATCGCGGCGCGCGGCGTCACCGGACGCGGAAGCAAGGTGCCCCTCTACATCTACAACGGGATCACCGAGGAAGTCGCGCCGATCACCGGCACGGACAAACTCGTCCGCTCGTACTGCCGGGCGGGCAGCCGGGTGACGTACCGACGGGAACAGCTGCCGCCGAACCCGATTCCGCAGATCAGCTCGACTCACGGAATCGAACTGATCCTCGGCGGGCCGGCGGCACTGTCCTGGCTCGATCGCCGGATGGCCGCTGTGCCTGTTGCGACTGGATGCGACATCAAGACCACCCCGAGCACCTTCGCCACCGCAGGCGCACTACGTGAACTCGGACCGTCGTTCATCGTCAATCCGCTCGCTACGATGCTGGGACTCCCCATCGGGAAGTGA